The window tacacacttatactttgcaggggtcctatgacccccctgaactatttaaaaatgatattattatCTCTCTAAATGCTTACGTGTCATAGCGAGTGTATCTCACTCTCCTTGAGAGAGTGagcatcaaaaataaaaataaaaattttattttcatatttcttatacatatatatatgcattttttacttttttttctttatttgctttATTCCTTATCCTCTCGTTCTCTCCATTTTCATATTCCTTCACCATCTcatctttctcttcctctttcaCATCTCCATCTTCATTTTTTTATCTCCATTTTCATTTATACCGCAAATTCAATACTTTTCTCACCATTAATTTTTTAACTATCATTTTTAGAcccactaatttatttattttttgtgaagaatgataAATAATCCCAAGTGTTTCCGTTGGAATAGCTTCATAGCCGCAGGTGAAGCTTTTCCAGCCACCAAATTAGTTCCAAAATGAACATACCAGTGATATTCACCAACCCCATAAACAATTACACACATATTTATCTCACAATTCTCTGAAAGTTGAAAAGATTAAAGTGGTCCTTGAAGTAATTTCTGATGAAAAGtgaaaattagttcaaaaatttATGTCTCGTGAGGATTTAAGATTGAGTGAAATGATTCCAAACcattaaatcaaaattcatatttaagttttttttacaCTGTTTCAAGATtaagattgatttttgagttgtggGTTTCTTGATTTTGTCTGTTTTAACCTCAAGATTGAATTTTGAGTTGTGGGGTTTGTTGAAATTGTTTGCTTTAGCATCAAGAATAAATTTTGAGTTGTGGCATCTTTTGAATTTATCAACAATGATGAGACAAATGTTGGAGAATTATCGAAGGAAATGGGAGAGGGTGATTTTGTGAGAGATAGTGAGTTGTTTGGGTGAAATTTTATTGAGGGTTAATTGAAGGTAGATGAAGTCATCATCTTCTTCTGAATCTTTGTGTAAGACTGAATTGAAGTACATGATGCAAATGCCCTTTTGGATCTTTATGCTAAATGTGGGAATGTGATAGAGGCAAGCAATTTTTTGATGAGTTGGATGATGATAGTGTAGTGTTGGACATCTTTAATTGTAGGTTTGGTTGGCAATGGTTTTGATTCCATGGATTGAAGTaggataaaaaaaatgataaaaatgattaAGCAATAAGAAAAACGTaggataaaaatgattttttatataaaaaatcacaatattacaTAGCATAAGCTGATAGGCGCGTGCAGCTCACTAACTTGTACAGATCTGGGCATGAGCTTTTAGATGGGCatatattctatttttaaatagttcagagGGGTCATAGgaacccccgcaaagtataagtatGTAGTTGGAATATGGGATAAAGGTTGGgggcttttggccattttctctagATTTATTCTAAAGGTTGTGAATCTTTAAAATAGTAAGAGCAATAAAGTAAAAACAACCAAATACGATGAGCAACAATAACCAACTTAAAATTAAGCTATACAATCAATGTTTATAGCCTAAACCCTAACAAGAGgatttttagccactcatagtttaATTCGCAACAATATAATTTATGTAGTTCATGCACAAATTATATAatggaaaagagaagaataaaaatccTATTTGAAGTCTTCTTCATGTAGTTTTCAGTTCCAAGCCATCCAGTATCCCTAAAATTAAAGCTAATGTCCCATTTATAGTGCAggatatttatatttgaaaataccaAGGTCCATTCAACTTTAAAATCACAGAGCCTAAGCTCCATGACAACTTGATATCACGGAAATACACTACCTGACACCCCAATATTGGGGCAACTACTTCCTATCCGACCACAATTAACTCCAATTCACTCGACTTTGCTCCTTAGATGTGCCATGTTAGACAAATTTTACACTATGCTACGCAACTTCAATTGTCTTAAATTTCTTGGTACAAGACAAAGTTAGGTATATCCCCACTTCAATTTAATTGCTTGGTTGTAGGACAAAGAGAAGTAGCCTTTAATCCATCCAAATTTAATCCTTTGATCCATGCAATCAATATTCAATTAGTGTCATTTGCATAACTCTCCCTTGAGGTGCTTGTTAGAATTTCTCTTGCCAAATAAATATAACCTTCACTTTGTTTCTTTTGTCCATATCTTCAAGTCCATGTCATAGTTAGGATGTTCCACGTCTCTTTTGTGATACGAATTTGACTCCATATAATAATTTTTAGCATGTTAAGTGTCCCATGATCCAGCATTTAATTTTCCTCATTAAGGTTTGAAACTTTAATTCAAGATCAGCTCACTTCACATACATTTTCAATCTATAAAAATGACAAATCACATAAGTTAGTTCATGGACACATTTTAAACAAAATACATGAGAATATAATCAAATTAGATCTCAAGTCAAGctataatatgaataataaataacTCTGGAACATATAAATACGCCAAGATCAATAGGTTGTTAATCTGGGTTCTAAGCCCCAACTCTAGTCTATGGCTCTGTGCGCAAGGTGGAGTATCAATCAAACCACCTCTAAGAGTCATACCTTCCAGTAAACCAACCTTACAAACCAAATCATCATGAAGCACTAGAGTAGCTACAGATTAAGATAACGCATGACATAGGCTCACCTTTTCAATAGGAATTTGGTCATCCTCAACCACATACTCACAATACTCTGCTAGAATTTGAACAACCATCTAAGCTCTACCTGTGCCGCTGCCTCTACCTCAACCCCTACCGCATCCCCTTCCACATCTATGAATCTCGACACAGGTGCTGGAATGGGCTTCTGATCTCTCAACATAGTAGCACAAGTACTCACCAACTGCAAGAGAATGAAACAAGAATATTAGTAAGCGATGAAATCAATTTTGCATGACAAGAAAGGAAAAGGGAATCTTCttaatgtctcatagcctctctaaGATAGATAGCAGATATCCTTGCATCAATCtttaagactctactagacgcagGTTATATTtgtgagaccaatgaacctagaGTTCTGATACCAATATGTCATGATGCCAacctcaagtcatgatggcacttacccTATCTCCATGGTAGGTAGGCCAACCAAATAAGAACAAGATATACAATAGCTACGCAGAAATAAATTGTCTCAATACCAAGACTTAAGAAAACTATCCCAAAATCTGAAAGTCACAAAGTACAGATCTCTATGAGGAGTAAAATATAAACGCTAGTCTAGAATATGACAAATACAACGGAATGACATGAATAATTGAGAAAAAGAGAGGAAATTTGAAGAGACCGGGGATTGGTCGGCCGCTACCTCAGGTCTCAAAACTAGAAATCTCCCCACAAAGGGCTTAACTAATGTCGTAGAACAATTAGCTAAATACATATAAggaaaagtacaaaaataaacaagTGTGAGTACTTAATATATATACTCAACAACATCATTTGAAACTAAACCAAATTGATTGTGAGAACCACCCAAACCCTCAAACAGAAATCCACACCTAGGATAACAGATAAATCATGACAACAAAGATAGAATTCAGCTTAATaacattatttcatctaaaaatAATCCAAATGTCACAACTCAGTCAGTCatctatcatatcaaatatcattCAAGTACCATATGAATAAGAATGAATGAAATACATATGTTGTGTATATACCTTTTAATCGATATAGCTAGTTAGGACCCATGAAAGACCTACGAGGTTCATATGCCATGACAGGCATGCCCTCTGAATATAAATACAACATAAGATGGTATGTTCTCTGATCCTAAACATATGAAGAAGGCGTGCCACTCTGACCCTAATAAAATGCAATACAAAATATGTAGGCATATCATACTAATCCGAAACGCCAAATACAATATCAACTAAAGTATTTCATACTAGGCATTAATTCAATTATCATTCAAGATTCCCCTTTTGTAactttaaaaatcaataaaactccATTATTACACTTCAACTAATCAGAGATTGTATTTTATCAATTATCCTCATAAGCATGCTCAAAATCTCAAATGAAAATGCAATCACCAACTAGCATACTTAACAACTCACTATCAATTACAATCCATAACTATCATGCTAGCAAATAGGGAAATATTCCAagtcattaattatttttaacaCTTCAAATAACATCAATACCCACATAGATGCATGCCATCTCATCTATACGGAACTCCCACGTCCCTATTAATCCAAGTACAATCAATTAGCAAGAAACACTTCAAGAAAAGTCAAAGAAACCTCAGCTTACCTTTAAAAAGTCCCACAATGTCAAATTGAGGCCTTGTCTTCCAAAGAGCCTCTGAATGTTCCAATCTAATAAAATGTATtctacataagaaaataaaaccaaAGATACTCATATTGTTATACTTAAACTTTAGGTCAAAAATTTAACCAAATGTCAACATTAAACCCATAACgataaactaaaattttaatagaaaatcATGTTACTCATTACTTTAGGATTCTAAATTCGATGTTTTATTGAGACATTAAATCAACcttgaaatcatcaatttattatttcttaacttttacctcaaaatccccaaattttgcATTTGAAACTATgatttgaagatgaaatcatGAAGAAAATATTAGGAAATGTGTGATAGTGTACGAATCATACCCAAtgacaaaatctcaaaaatcaccTTATGATTCTCCCAAAAataaggcaaaatgaccttctggacccctatACTATATCGGTATTGTAAGTTgaatacttctacttacatgtttgtcatctgaacccctgaacccacaaaaaagttatattttaaaccctttgaccgttgactttACCTATGTAGAATTAAAATACTGACTAGGATAAGGAGAGCGATTACACTCGCCTGAAGCGCGAGTggggttaatttttggccaattttatattaaactaattaaaaaaagaaaataatattaaaattgaaaaaaataaaaagaattttttattcactttctcaaaCTTACCCTTTGcacaatttaaatttcactttcattTTGTTCCCCTTTCACTCCAAACATGCCAATTGGCAAATTCTTCCGTTCCAAAATGTACCACAAAAAGGGCCTTTGggttatcaaaaagaaaaagggcGGCAAATTCCCCACCCACCCAAAATCCACCGCCGTCATTGCTCCGCCCTCAACCACCGCTATCAAACCACCAAAATTCTACCCAGCTGATGATGTGGAAAAATCCCTCATCAACGAACACAAACCAAAACCCACAAAATTGAGAGTCAGTATTACACCTGGTACTGGTTTTATTATTCTAGATGGGAgatttaaggaaaaaagagttgTGTTCTTGAAACAACTTGTATGTTCTGGACTAGTACTTGTTAGTGGGTCGTTTAAGGTTAACGGGGTTCCATTAAGAAGAGTTAATCAAGCTTATGTTATTGTTACTTCAATGAAAGTGGATGTTAGTGGAGTTAAGATTGACAAGATTCAACGAAAGTTTATGTTATTCCTtgtctttgttgtggttgatattgTCATTGTtgttaattgtaaaaaaaaaaaagttgttgctCCTGAAGAAGGTCCTTGCTGGTTGGTATTGTTATTGTTTttcattgttaaaaaaaaaattatatatccaTGAAAAGGATCTTTGCTTTGttttggttgatattgttgttgttcattgtagaaaaaaaatattattgttgttcCCGAAGAGGGTCTTTGCtgattgatattgttgttgttattgttcattgttaaaaaaaattatatatcctTGAAGAggtctttgttgtggttgatattgttgtctgttgttcattgtcaaaaaaaaaaattgttcttgatttactttttaaatttttttttattcattttctcattttgtttaggattaattttgtaacttttacaaattgttgaagatatttaaataaaaaatgaaaattcattatgtttgtataatgtgaatttatagttaaaactttaaatttataattgaaaatttaatttaatttaaattaaaaatttattgtatttgtgtattagaatttctacaatttataaaaaaaaattatttaattaaatttattttaatatttaatttcttgtgtagcattttaaaaataacataaaatttaatgtaatacttaaaaATGACTTGGCGGCTGATGTGGCAGCTGACGTGACAGACGTGGTAGACGTGTAAGCTGACATAGCAGCTGATGTGGCGAGAGTGTGTTACGCTCatcaaaaaagtgtttaaaatattattttttagtgggttcaggagtccagatgacaaacatgtaagtagaagtgtccaacttacaaaaccgacatagtacaggggttcaCCGAAccattttgcccaaaaataattatcaagtttcaaaaatTAAGTTATGGGATTTTAGATTGAAAATGGCATTTAAACTCTGCCTAGGCCTGTTACTCTATGCAAATGAGAGGCCTGGGTCGCGATCACGATCAATCACCATCAGAAATATGACGGCCACACACCTGACCTAGACCTCGCTTCCCCTACCCTCTTTGGACACAATTAATCACCTCGTGAACACATTAAAGCAGGTGATTGTTCTTCATGATAAAGCTAGGAGGATTACAAAGATGAAACTCTCCTACACCAGATAACAGTTATGCTAGATGAAACacatatgttttaaaatttcaaatggaccctcaaaattcattcataACTCCGTGAATACAAATCGACTATGCTTCTAGAGTAAAAATAGCATTCTAGACGCAATGAAATTTTCAGACTTCGAACAGAAAACCGTTATCACCGAATATTGACAAAAGTTAACTTTATGCTTGAATATTCAACTTTCAAACAACTACTCAAAATCCATTACAACACCTTGGAACCTAAACTAAAGGTTCTACCAACACAAAAAATGACATTTCGGAGCTGACAAAACTAACAAAATTCTCATACGATCTCAAAATCTCCAAATATTAACCAAAGTCAACCATACCAACTCTCGAATTTTctaaactgaaaactcatataaTGTCCAACTGACCACCTCAGAAACCATGTTATCTATATCTATTATCGGCGATATCGTAATCCAACTTCACATTCGCTATCCATCATATCATAATATAACTACGGAGaagaataaaatgatcaaaatgcatcaaaaatcaaaaatcactatgaatattattataaaattaaagattattGTGGATAATACAATAGGAAGATGGGGCTACGTGTTACTTTTAATAATGGTATTGCACCAATCCTGTATAGGCATAGGACCATATTTTCAGACTATACCTAGTATAATAGTCTAGGAATTTGTAGAGAATGAATAACAGTAAGTATAAAAGAGGAATGATCAATCCACATGGAGTAACATATCAAGTGAAAATGCACTTTACATATGTTACTCAAATCAAAAGACCAACTATGCAATTCCTAGCCAAGTGGCCAGGAAATTTGAGTGTACAAGAGGAGTATACACCAAGGGTAAAGATTACTAAAATCCTATGggaatttcttcaagaaattaGGTGAAGTACAACACAGATGGTGCATCGAGGGGAAATTTAGTAAGAAACTCATGTTTTTTGTCTAAGAGATGCTAAAGTGGACCAACAATATATTGAAGTAGTAAAAATTGAGTAGACCAAAATACATAAGCGGAAGCCAGAGTTGTGCTAAAAGCTTGAAGACACTATTAACAAGCCCAACATAGAAGAGTTTTCATACGGATTGACTCAATGCTTCTAAAGAAATTTAATGATGGCCAATGGAAACTACCATTGACTAATGTTATTTAGGTGTAGGATATTCAAGCCATCCTAGCTAAAAGAGAGGCTAAAATACAACACATAATGAGAGAAAGAATAAAGTAGTCGACTTTCTAGCAAATCAGGCACTAGACAAAGGCTATATTCATTGTGTAGATTTTCATCAATTAAATAAAGAAGGTAAGAAGATCCTAAATGTTGACAAACTTCTCTGTCCTTATATCAGAGTCAAATATAAAGCATAACGAAGAAGTGCTTCCTCTCATTAAGGCATAAGA of the Capsicum annuum cultivar UCD-10X-F1 chromosome 11, UCD10Xv1.1, whole genome shotgun sequence genome contains:
- the LOC124888921 gene encoding 60S ribosomal protein L6-like; this translates as MPIGKFFRSKMYHKKGLWVIKKKKGGKFPTHPKSTAVIAPPSTTAIKPPKFYPADDVEKSLINEHKPKPTKLRVSITPGTGFIILDGRFKEKRVVFLKQLVCSGLVLVSGSFKVNGVPLRRVNQAYVIVTSMKVDVSGVKIDKIQRKFMLFLVFVVVDIVIVVNCKKKKVVAPEEGPCCNISVQRKEMPEAANADKLSELELENACNE